The following proteins are encoded in a genomic region of Oncorhynchus keta strain PuntledgeMale-10-30-2019 chromosome 35, Oket_V2, whole genome shotgun sequence:
- the LOC118368047 gene encoding transcription factor HIVEP2 encodes MESLETTAEVKSSKEALNKTVPQRKSAAPMTAQTKIPPSADSEGEGWHLCPEPEEDQSRTTYCSTDMSDSGKLRQLEGKSLRQLQDQPCSHPHYNVLTSYPPQERQTVPFARQKTADHLLSALPLVSCGGPSPQRSSPSSPVSLQHCSQSGIEELSKEVCSKMEQKQQQRPGKYVCDYCGRACAKPSVLKKHIRSHTGERPYPCVPCGFSFKTKSNLYKHRKSHAHSVKAGTVPFSELGSYNVNMEDRGSLEGEGEFYSDAEQSSDTDEDDSSLLDTVSVEEPDSTTAVKVLNLIAQKQGVTLASTLSEDGSPRLLEINAAPAGSQVSHAIQSSAIKQRLALRLSEKRSSDTDTSLSLPRQGSKGSTDSGYFSRSESAEHQTGGPPNTNAKSYQEIMFGKCYKPNPKQQAITVVTCRTDLMSDRETSERGVSRVFTQEKESMVESIRINTHSFTREDIKEAQLELSDSGQLVRSNSMPTSSVACQDMSQGLRGSHSFDERASPGGIKRLTRQAAFEHSAHDGPPDHYGNISDISNLGVEMDSFIIQQKQAMEYATRKRRKENCVAEEEDVGGQYHTDYDHSEEMRDYDSKQTSQGALTTTSSVKGHAQSVHTQDRTQRDRLEREMWEKREREERRPLGNVISVIQHTNSLTRSLSEQSDSYNYQRRDKSSSMDVVEQSETREMHKRTEIFAHQLSDSRLLDKSYQMTPKLVRQSNIPVPEIRVTVEPDSPEKEKAAEVKQVKAKEPDRHIEEFQWPQRSETLSQFPPEKLPPKKKRLRLADLEHSSGESSFESACTSLSRSPSQDSNLSYCSSFSFDREEKEREVIPKPASPAARQDEFGKALEFLAVPGSGYSLSVLNQRQQHEMRRTSSEQAPCHSQCRELPEVRSVSFDYGSLSPTAKVRHAELSASYSEPRRGNLVRQESLNVNLEFAHPVLPLNILPQYLSSALSFSSTALHSQCLPMFSPQPSHSGLLVPVRIQTHVPSYGSITYTTVSQIVDDPFESVNSNRTSLLTSHFANLATKLDTSNLLLGHPRGLLTSPVQVHVLDLPPAKLKTGIPLSLTSRTISTTNCGSSGGSNKRMLSPASSLDLFMEVKQQKRVKEEKMYGEIVEELGAVELGNYNVTEENKRSLKSEFQSDTNQGVSLSGFPSKSSLSASSSLHSHNEPASGSFISPQQQGSESPDSPMDNSSTEASLHPHALLSLKDFNESGMDSKAQMEVLVQLVKGQGILISDGENTKRISQFPSLRTMTAVSWCYLNYTKPNSTHSSSPLSSVYATWCISSHNPNPPNLNTSATLALLRSKQTTNTWLYTMAAMYQPGTGKLVSSSLLWRQRLGLLQSKPELKELEGSSYGRKVKDASCRVKAGKEDWKEREVSSKQTAVPTPTPTPTPTPTPTRIKIFEGGFKSNEDYVYVRGRGRGKYICEECGIRCKKPSMLKKHIRTHTDVRPYVCRVCNFAFKTKGNLTKHMKSKAHMKKCLELGVSVTVDDTETLESDDIQQDLKTGVLSTAKHQFSDADDSDGMDEEIDDIDEDDEDEDDYDGDCTPKILSRSTSPQPCGVASLSVTAAAVIQGVSSDVHGCPISSFHPLPSCLSTYTLSGIDVHPHPHPHPASTVRRTGPDRRTVLASSLDKEDCSLAMLSPDQGCLFFDPYPTCLLSPGWESPLREPPNSRLGYPSTRRDLSPRGRSSPRWDTSPLRPSSPNVTPIQHLFPACMERPLSPGGVDLAGRRQRVVLRAVSPRRGGSQHRDSGDKTRQQAKAELAQQGETIEMDMDQRRSVPPCLPGSACSSCPRQNLFSHLPLHSQQQAGTLLPMVPIGGIQVLRSLPSCSSDRTHLSALSPQKTELHQDSTKEGSVRLAALGAEDSGARQQERERERGMEREMERETGMERERLSPLQTPRDSEEENTPVSVLMVRNPKQEEVLQTCTKAIASLRITSEEHL; translated from the exons ATGGAGTCACTAGAAACTACTGCAGAGGTGAAAAGCTCTAAAGAGGCTCTGAATAAGACAGTTCCCCAGAGAAAGTCAGCAGCACCTATGACTGCCCAAACTAAAATACCCCCCTCGGCTGATTCGGAAGGGGAGGGGTGGCATCTATGCCCAGAACCAGAGGaggaccagagtagaaccacATATTGTTCAACAGATATGTCTGACTCAGGGAAACTCAGACAATTAGAAGGGAAATCACTACGCCAATTACAGGATCAACCCTGCAGTCATCCTCATTACAACGTATTAACCTCATATCCaccacaggagagacagacagttccCTTTGCTAGACAGAAAACAGCAGATCACTTGCTTTCTGCACTGCCACTTGTCAGCTGTGGAGGGCCCTCTCCTCAGAGGAGCTCCCCCAGTTCACCCGTGTCTCTCCAACACTGTTCCCAGTCAGGAATAGAGGAACTATCCAAGGAGGTGTGTAGTAAGATGGAGCAGAAGCAGCAACAGAGACCTGGGAAGTATGTTTGTGATTATTGTGGGAGGGCATGTGCCAAACCCAGCGTACTAAAGAAGCATATTCGCTCACATACTGGGGAGAGACCCTACCCCTGCGTGCCCTGTGGTTTCTCCTTCAAAACCAAGAGCAATTTATACAAACACAGAAAATCTCATGCTCACTCAGTCAAAGCTGGGACAGTGCCATTTTCAGAACTGGGTTCTTACAATGTCAACATGGAGGACCGGGGATCtttagaaggagaaggagagttcTACTCTGATGCTGAGCAGAGCTCGGACACGGACGAAGACGATTCATCGCTCTTGGACACTGTTTCAGTGGAGGAACCCGATAGCACCACTGCTGTTAAAGTACTGAATCTCATTGCCCAGAAACAGGGAGTTACATTAGCATCAACATTATCTGAGGACGGTTCACCCAGGCTCTTGGAGATCAATGCTGCTCCAGCTGGTTCTCAGGTCAGCCATGCAATCCAATCTAGCGCCATCAAGCAGAGGCTGGCACTCCGGCTCTCAGAGAAAAGGAGCAGTGACACTGAcacatctctctccctgcctcgcCAGGGAAGCAAAGGCAGCACAGACTCAGGCTACTTCTCACGCTCTGAGAGTGCTGAACACCAAACAGGTGGTCCTCCCAACACGAACGCCAAGTCCTATCAAGAGATAATGTTTGGAAAGTGTTACAAGCCGAACCCGAAACAACAGGCCATAACTGTTGTGACTTGCAGGACAGACTTAATGAGCGATCGTGAGACATCGGAGCGAGGTGTTTCCCGCGTATTCACACAAGAAAAGGAATCAATGGTTGAATCGATCAGAATAAACACACATTCATTTACAAGGGAGGACATTAAGGAGGCTCAACTAGAGCTCTCTGATTCTGGACAGCTGGTCCGGAGCAACTCGATGCCCACGTCCTCGGTGGCATGTCAGGACATGTCACAAGGCCTGCGAGGCAGCCACTCCTTTGATGAAAGGGCGTCCCCTGGAGGCATTAAGAGACTTACGAGACAGGCTGCCTTTGAACACTCTGCACACGATGGACCTCCTGACCACTACGGAAACATCTCTGATATTTCCAATCTTGGAGTGGAGATGGACAGTTTCATCATCCAACAAAAGCAAGCGATGGAATATGCGACGAGGAAACGGCGGAAGGAAAACTGTGTTGCGGAGGAGGAGGATGTAGGAGGCCAGTATCACACAGACTATGACCACTCTGAAGAGATGAGGGACTATGATTCAAAGCAAACCTCTCAAGGTGCTCTAACCACTACATCCTCAGTGAAAGGACATGCCCAAAGCGTTCACACACAGGATAGAACACAACGTGATAGACTGGAAAGGGAAATGtgggaaaagagagagcgagaagagagaagACCTTTAGGTAACGTCATCTCTGTGATTCAACACACGAACTCCCTTACCAGGTCTCTCTCTGAACAGTCAGATTCTTACAACTACCAGAGACGGGATAAGTCTTCCTCAATGGACGTGGTGGAGCAAAGCGAAACTAGAGAGATGCACAAAAGGACTGAGATCTTTGCACACCAGTTGAGTGACAGTAGATTATTAGATAAGTCGTATCAAATGACACCTAAGCTAGTTCGTCAGTCTAACATACCGGTCCCAGAGATCAGGGTGACTGTAGAACCTGACAGtccagagaaagagaaagcagcGGAGGTGAAACAGGTGAAGGCGAAGGAGCCCGATAGACATATAGAGGAGTTCCAATGGCCTCAGAGGAGTGAAACCCTGTCTCAGTTCCCCCCAGAGAAACTCCCTCCAAAGAAGAAGAGACTGCGCTTAGCTGACTTGGAGCACTCCTCTGGCGAGTCTAGCTTCGAGTCGGCTTGTACGAGCCTCTCCCGGAGCCCCAGTCAAGACAGCAACCTATCCTACTGCTCCAGCTTCTCGTTTGAccgagaggagaaagagagagaggttatcCCCAAGCCAGCTTCCCCGGCGGCTAGACAGGATGAGTTTGGCAAAGCATTGGAGTTCTTAGCGGTGCCAGGAAGCGGCTactccctctctgtcctgaaCCAACGTCAACAACATGAAATGAGACGTACCTCTTCAGAACAGGCACCGTGCCACTCCCAGTGCAGAGAGCTCCCAGAGGTCCGCAGCGTATCGTTTGACTACGGCAGTCTCTCTCCAACGGCCAAAGTTAGACATGCGGAACTCAGCGCCAGCTACTCTGAGCCCAGACGGGGTAACTTGGTAAGACAGGAGTCCTTGAATGTTAACCTTGAATTTGCACATCCAGTCCTTCCGCTAAATATTCTTCCTCAGTACCTCAGCAGTGCCCTGTCGTTCTCATCCACCGCTCTGCACTCTCAGTGTCTGCCAATGTTCTCCCCTCAGCCGTCACACTCTGGTCTCCTAGTTCCTGTTAGAATCCAGACTCACGTGCCATCCTATGGTAGCATCACATACACCACTGTGTCCCAAATTGTAGATGATCCGTTCGAAAGCGTTAACTCCAACAGAACCTCTTTACTCACTTCTCACTTCGCAAATTTAGCCACCAAGTTGGATACATCTAATCTCTTATTAGGACACCCTCGAGGACTGTTGACCAGCCCAGTCCAGGTTCACGTTCTAGATCTGCCCCCAGCTAAGCTGAAGACAGGCATCCCTCTTTCCCTGACCTCCAGGACGATCTCCACCACCAACTGTGGATCCAGTGGTGGGTCCAACAAGCGCATGTTGTCTCCGGCCAGCAGCTTGGACCTGTTCATGGAGGTCAAACAGCAGAAACGTGTCAAAGAGGAGAAAATGTACGGTGAGATAGTGGAGGAGTTGGGTGCTGTGGAATTAGGGAATTATAATGTGACTGAAGAGAACAAGCGCAGTTTAAAGTCAGAGTTTCAAAGTGACACCAACCAGGGTGTATCACTGTCAGGCTTTCCTTCAAAATCCTCTTTGTCTGCCTCATCATCGCTTCATTCTCATAACGAGCCAGCAAGTGGAAGCTTCATCTCGCCTCAGCAACAAGGGTCAGAAAGTCCTGATTCCCCTATGGATAACTCCTCAACAGAAGCAAGCCTACATCCACATGCTCTGCTTTCTCTAAAGGATTTCAATGAGTCTGGCATGGACAGCAAGGCACAGATGGAGGTGCTGGTGCAGCTAGTCAAAGGTCAGGGCATCCTCATCTCTGACGGGGAAAACACCAAACGGATATCTCAATTTCCAAGTCTCCGCACAATGACAGCTGTGAGTTGGTGCTATCTGAACTACACCAAGCCAAACAGCACTCACAGCagctctcccctgtcctctgtgtACGCTACGTGGTGCATCAGTTCCCATAACCCCAACCCTCCTAACCTCAACACCAGTGCCACCTTGGCGCTGCTCCGCTCCAAACAGACGACTAACACATGGTTGTACACTATGGCTGCCATGTACCAACCTGGGACTGGGAAGCTGGTCTCCTCCTCACTCTTATGGAGGCAGAGGCTCGGGCTG CTACAGAGCAAACCGGAGCTCAAAGAGCTGGAAGGGAGCTCCTATGGAAGGAAAGTGAAGGATGCCAGCTGCAGGGTAAAAGCCGGGAAGGAGGactggaaagagagggaggtctCCTCGAAACAAACAGCAGtgccaacaccaacaccaacaccaacaccaacaccaacaccaacccgGATCAAAATATTTGAAGGAGG GTTCAAGTCCAATGAGGACTATGTGTACGTGAGGGGCCGAGGCCGGGGGAAGTATATCTGTGAGGAGTGTGGCATCCGTTGTAAGAAACCCAGCATGCTGAAGAAACACATACGCACCCACACTGACGTCCGGCCCTACGTCTGCAGGGTCTGCAACTTCGCTTTCAAAACTAAAG gAAACCTGACCAAGCATATGAAGTCAAAGGCTCACATGAAGAAGTGTCTTGAGCTTGgtgtgtcagtcacagtggatGATACAGAGACACTGGAATCTG ATGATATCCAGCAAGACTTGAAGACCGGGGTCTTGAGCACAGCCAAACACCAGTTCTCAGATGCAGACGACTCCGATGGCATGGATGAAGAGATTGACGATATCGACGAAGATGATGAGGACGAGGACGACTACGACGGTGACTGTACTCCCAAGATCCTTTCCCGGAGCACCAGCCCTCAGCCCTGTGGCGTAGCCTCTCTGTCGGTCACAGCTGCCGCTGTCATCCAGGGTGTGTCGTCAGACGTCCATGGCTGTCCCATCAGTTCCTTCCATCCCCTCCCCAGCTGCCTCTCAACCTACACCCTGTCGGGCATCGATGTccacccccatccccatccccatcccgcCTCCACTGTCAGGAGGACAGGGCCAGACCGGAGGACTGTCTTGGCCTCCAGCCTGGACAAGGAAGACTGTAGCCTGGCCATGCTGTCTCCTGACCAGGGCTGTCTGTTCTTTGACCCCTACCCCACCTGTCTGCTGTCCCCCGGCTGGGAGTCCCCTCTGAGGGAACCGCCTAACTCCCGCCTCGGCTACCCCTCAACCCGGAGAGACCTCTCCCCCCGGGGACGCTCCTCACCTCGATGGGACACCTCCCCGCTGAGGCCCAGCTCCCCCAACGTCACCCCCATCCAGCACCTCTTCCCGGCCTGTATGGAGAGGCCCCTGTCCCCAGGTGGAGTGGACCTGgctgggaggagacagagggtggtGCTCAGGGCTGTGTCTCCACGTAGAGGGGGCTCACAACATAGAGACTCTGGGGATAAAACCAGGCAGCAAGCCAAGGCTGAACTGGCCCAGCAGGGAGAAACCATTGAAATGGATATG GATCAGAGGAGAAGcgtgcctccctgcctgcctgggtCCGCCTGCTCCAGTTGTCCCCGTCAGAACCTCTTCAGCCACCTCCCCCTACACTCTCAGCAGCAGGCTGGCACTCTCCTACCGATGGTGCCTATCGGAGGGATCCAGGTACTGCGCTCTCTGCCCTCCTGCAGCTCTGACCGGACCCATCTGTCAGCCCTATCCCCTCAAAAGACTGAGCTCCACCAGGACAGCACTAAGGAGGGATCTGTTCGTCTGGCAGCCCTCGGTGCAGAGGACTCAGGAGCCCggcagcaggagagggagagggagagggggatggagagggagatggagagggagaccgggatggagagggagaggctgtCCCCCCTCCAGACACCCCGGGACTCTGAGGAGGAGAacacccctgtctctgtcctcatgGTCAGGAACCCTAAGCAGGAAGAGGTTCTTCAGACCTGCACCAAGGCCATCGCCTCCCTCAGGATCACCTCTGAAGAGCATCTATAG